A window of Adhaeribacter arboris genomic DNA:
AAGGTGAATATGATGTCTTGGTATCCACGAATATTATTGAGTCCGGCTTAGATATTCCGAATGCCAATACTATAATAATAAACCGGGCGCACATGTTTGGGCTGAGCGATTTGCATCAGATGCGCGGGCGCGTAGGCCGCTCGAACAAAAAAGCGTATTGCTATTTGCTCACGCCTCCGGTGTCCAGCTTACCTTCCGATGCCCGCAAGCGTTTGAGTACTTTAGAAGAATTTTCGGATTTGGGCGATGGGTTTAAAGTAGCGATGCGCGACTTGGATATTCGGGGGGCAGGTAACTTACTGGGCGGCGAGCAAAGCGGCTTCATCAACGATTTGGGTTTTGAAATGTACCACCAGATTTTGGATGATACGATTAAAGAACTAAAAGAAACTGAATTCCGCGATTTATTCCTGGGTTCTGAAAAAGATTTAAATCAATTCCTGGACGTAGTGCGCGAATGTACCGTGGAAACCGACCTGGAAATACTTATTCCGGATACTTACGTGAGCAATATTTCCGAACGTTTGAATTTATACAGCAAACTCGACCGGGTAAAAGATTTACCGGCTTTAGAAAAAATTCAAAAGGGTATCATCGATCGGTTTGGGCCTTTACCAGAATCGGTAGAAAAATTAATTCAGATTGTAAAGTTACGCTGGAAAGCCCAGGAAATAGGTTTTGAAAAGCTCACGATTAAGCGAGAAGTAATGAAAGGTTATATTCCTTCGGAAAACAACGATACCTATTTTCAGTCGGAAACTTTTGGCCGGATTTTGAAATACGTGCAGCAACACTCCCGCCATTCGCGCCTGAAAGAAAGCAAAGACAAACTGACCGTTATTTTCGACAACATTAAATCGGTAAACGCCGCCTGCGATGTATTTGAGCAGTTAACGGAAGGGTAAATATAAAAAAGAGAAACTATTATTTTTGTGGTTTTTAGCCTTAAGTAAATAGCTAGGATAGATATGGAACTGTAAAAATCATTTTCAGACCTATTTTCTTAAATTTATAGCTATTGACCTTAAAAGTATTCGTAGTCAAACCCACTTAGACAATTTAATCTTAAAAAATGGTAACTATTATAAAAAGAGGCACTGACAAACAAGAGATAGAAAAAATTTTGGCTAATCTGGAAAGCACGAAGAAATTTGATGCTTATAAATATTGCGGAGTAGTTAAGCTAGATAAAGACGCACTGGATATTCAGAAAATAATGAGAGATGAGTGGAAATAGTATTTTTATTGACGCAAATATTATTCTCTATCTGCTTGCGGGAGATACTACCATTGCTACATTACTTCACAACAAAATAATTTTTATTTCATTCATTACCGAATTAGAGCTTTTAGGATACAAGAAATTAAGCGAATAGAAGATTTTCTAACAGAAGTAATAATAATAGATATAAACTCAGAAATTAAGAAGGTAACTATAGGACTGAGAAAGTCTTGTAAACTTAAACTTCCTGATTCCATAGTTGCAGCATCTTCCTATTATTTAAACCTTCCTTTTCTAACAGCAGATAAAGAATTATCTAAATTGTCAGATTTTAATATTCTGCTTTTTGAGAAATAGTAGTTTTAAATAGTTACAGACGACTGTACAGAATTTACAGCAAGTCAATTAATAAAGGTTCAATAGATTATAATAACCTTACCGTGGACAATGGACCATCGTCGATGGACTATGGTCCATCGACTAACTCACACATTTCCCAGCCAAACTTTTGCTTCTTCAATGTCGTCGAAAGTTTGGATGTAATCGGGATGGTGGGCGTGGGTTAAAGTTTTATCCGTGGATAAACGGCTGAGCATACTCGGCGAATAAACCCAGGCAAAAGCCTGCAAGCCATGCGCCCGTAAATCCGGGAACCAAACATCGGCTCCCCATTTGGCGGCCCCAGACCACATGCCTTCTACTAAGGTATTATCGTTTAAAATTTTGGTACAGGCCTCCGAAATCATATATTCCAGTATTTTACCGCAGCCATCTTTCACGGACTGCGTGGTCTGAAAACCAATCCAATTAACGTAAAGCCAGCTGTGATGCGTATCGTAAAAAATTTCGATTTGATCTGTATAGTATAGTTTCTCCATTCCGTAAGAGCGGCTCGCCGGCAAGTTCTCCTAAAGACCTGACGTAGCGTATTATTCGTTAAAAAATTAAGTTAAAGCAAAGGCTAAAAACAGCAAAGTAAGTACGAACCAGCTTTCTGCTCTAGATGAATATCCTTTGTTTTTGTTCACCCGTATTCCTTTACCCGCGCTTATTTTACTCAGGCAAAGTGAGATAGTAAAGATATAATCCGACAGTTAGCAAACTTATTTGTTTCGACGTGGTCAAGCTTGAAAAAAGACTATTTAAATCAATCCTTGTCCACGATAGCCAGCACAATTTTAATTTAAACGGCGGAGGCTGTTATCTGGTTTAAGAAAAAAGAAGCAGGAAAGGACTAAATTTAAATTTTACCTCTATAAAATTATTAGTATTGGCCGTACAGGTAGTTAATTTTTTAATTTAGCGCCATTTCTTTTTTACGAATGATACTTCCTTCAAAATTACCCCAGATTGGCACCAGCATTTTTACGGTAATGTCGCAGTTGGCGCAGCAACACGGCGCTATTAATCTCTCGCAGGGCTTTCCTGATTTTAATTGTCCGCCGGAACTCACCGATTTGGTAAGCTACTACTTGAAACAAGGCTATAATCAATATGCTCCCATGGCTGGAGTTTTAAAATTACGCGAACAGATAAGTAGTAAAACCGAAAAAATGTACGGGTTTTCGCCGAACCCGGATACCGAAATAACCATTACCTCGGGCGCTACCGAAGCCTTATACGCTGCTCTGGCAGCTATTTTACGTTCCGGCGACGAAGTAATTGTACTCGAACCGGCTTACGATTCGTACGTACCGGCTATTTTGCTCAACGGTGGCAAACCCGTTTTTGTACCGCTGCAAGTGCCTTCTTTTAAAATAGATTGGCAATTAGTAAAAGCTGCGATTACGACCCGCACCCGGGCCATTTTACTTAACTCGCCGCATAATCCATCGGGAGCCATTTTAAGCGCTTCGGATTTAACAACTCTGGCCGAGTTGGTAGGTGATACAAATATTGTAATTATCAGCGACGAAGTGTACGAGCACATGGTTTTTGATAGTCAGCCGCACTTAAGTTTGCTCACCCAGCCTGAACTGGCAGGCCGCAGCTTTGTTATTTCTTCGTTCGGCAAAACCTACCATGCTACCGGCTGGAAAGTAGCCTATTGCGTGGCTCCGCCAACCTTCACCACCGAGTTCCGGAAGGTACACCAGTATCTTACTTTTAGCACGGTTACTCCTATTCAATACGCCCTCGCCGATTTTCTGGATAATCAGGAACATTACCTTACTTTACCGGCATTTTACCAGGCTAAACGCGATTTATTTCATCACTTACTACAAGATTCCGGTTTTACTTTAAAGCCTTCGGCGGGGACGTATTTTCAGTTGGTTAGCTACGAAAATATTACTCAGGAAAGTGACCTAGAATTTGCCCGTAGGTTAACTACTGAAGTAGGTGTAGCCGCTATTCCCATTTCGGTGTTTTACCACCAGCAAACCGACCACGGTTTGCTTCGGTTTTGTTTTGCTAAAAATGAAGACACGCTCCAAGCCGCCGCGGAAAAACTATGTCGCTTATAAAGTTTAACCATTCAGTTTTACTGTGCCCAAACTATTTACCTCTTAAACCATGCAGGATCTTACGATCACGTTAATTCAAACGCCCCTTTACTGGCACGAGCGGACCCTGAATCTGGAAATGCTGGCGCATAAAATAGAAGAAATTTCTTCCCCTACGGATTTAATAATTTTGCCGGAAATGTTTACCACTGGTTTTAGCATGCAGGCGCCGGAACTGGCCGAAACTATGTACGGACCAACTTTTCTCTGGCTGCAAAATATGGCGGCAACGGCTAAAGCCGTAATTACCGGCAGTTTCATTATAAAAGAAGAACAGCATTATTATAATCGTTTAATCTGGATGCAGCCCGATGGTACTTACTCTTATTACGACAAAAAACACTTATTTAGAATGGCCGGTGAAATGCAGGTATATGCTGCCGGAACGCGTAAAGTAATCGTTAACTTAAAAGGCTGGAATATTTGTCCTCTGATTTGTTATGACCTGCGCTTTCCGGTTTGGAGCCGTAACGTGCAAAACGAATACGATTTACTGCTCTACGTAGCGAACTGGCCGGCGAAACGAGATATTGCCTGGAAAACAGTATTGCCCGCCCGCGCCATTGAGAACGTTGCCTACGTAGCTGGGGTAAACCGCGTGGGTGAAGATGGCAACGGCCATTTATACAACGGAGATTCGATGGTCGTTAATTTTAAAGGCGATATTTTATTTTCGGCAGAAAGTGATGAAAGTACTCGAACTATTACCCTTAGCCGCCAGGAATTAGCAGAATTTAGGCAAAGTTTTCCAGCTTATTTGGATGCGGATGCTTTTACGATATTGTAATAGCATCGGTAAGATTCAGTTGTTTTTTAAGATCAGTTAATAGCTTAATAACATCTTATCTTTGGAGCCTTTTCCAGTCTCCGGGGATTGGTGCTAATGCGGTGGAAAAGTACCCTGTTTGCCTCCTGGCCGGCGGTCCTCGTTTGGCTCTCTCGGACGGTCTAAGCTTGTTTTCCTCCTACGCCGGAATGCTCCGCACCACAACCTTAGAAGGCTCTCCATCGCCAAACGGGTGTCAATTATTCTTAGGGAGCTATTTTAACCAATAATAAGGTCACTATGGCGCGGATTTACTTCCGTGTCTTGCCCACAACTACCTTTGCTGCTTTGTAAAGTGTTATGATACCAATTTGTCGGCTTTAGAAGGAAAGTCACGGAAGTAAATCCGCGTCATAATGGTTTAAATTTGAAATTAATAGAAAAAGTAAATTTGCCTTACTTAAACCAAATCGCATTTATCAATTGCCATAAGGGGCTGATTAAACCTGGCAGGTTTTGAAAACAGGTTTGTCCGATTTGTTTTCCTTTCTTCCGTCCTCCTGAAAGGACCTAACCGGCACAAAAGAAGAACTGTACAGAAGTACTACCGGTAATTACCTGTTGAAAATAATAAATAACCTTATAGGATGGCCCCAACCGTCGCTTTAAACCAGTTAGATCCTTTCAGGAGGACCGAATAGAGAGTGCTATGAGAGCAGTTGATTGGTTTTGAGCCGGAATTTTATACAATCCTGTTTTGAAAACCTGCCGGGTTTGCTTCCCTTTAGAATGCTGCTAGGATTGTTAGTAAATACTATCTGGTATTATTTACCTTTTGGTATAGCTTTTCGGAACAGAAAACTTGTTTCGCATTTTAAAGCATTAGCTATATAAATCTTTCAGATACTGAAATAACAGTTGTTCTCCGGGATTTTTAAAAAAAGTAAGCTGCGCTCGATTAGAAAACAGCCGTTCTAAGCGTTGGTGCTCGCCATTTAAGATAACCAAGTTCTTTTGTTGACGGCGAATTAGAACTTCGACCAGGCGGATAGTAGAACCTAAAGAAATTTCCGGGTCCGGACTGTTAAAGTAAATGCCGCAACGATCAGCTTGTTCGATCAACTGGCAGGCTTGCGAAACTAAAAATTCTTCGGAATAGGCATCCACATCCAGGGAATTTACTTTTGGAAAACTGCTCTTTATTTTTGTTAAAATTGGTTTTTGATAAGTGTAGGCTGAATCGGGCTGCAACTCCGCGTAAATAAAAACCAACATGTTATTGGCTAATTAATAAGCGGTAACCCGCCGTTTTTCCCGCTGAAGTTTGTACCTGCACGTAATACAAGCCAGCTGCTAAACCCGCTACATTAAACTGATGCTCCCGGGCGTAACCGGAATGGCTGGAACGCACTTTTCTTCCTTCGGAGCTATATAAATTAACTACCATTTTCTCTGGTCCCGTAATGGTTACTTCTTGCGTAGCCGGGTTTGGAAAAACCGAAACTGCTAAAGTTGAGCTAGGTTTCTCCTCGTCTACACCTGTTCCGTTGCGTAACTGTTGGGTCAGGTAAAACAAGCCACCGCCCGAGTTGCCCGCAATAATTTCGGGCTGCTTGTCGCCGTTTAAATCGGCGGCAGCCAATGCTGTGTGAGCCCCCAGACGAGTGGCCACGGCCTGGTTACTGATGGAATTAGCCAGTAATGCCGGAGTTTCCTGAAAGGTAGCATTTAAATCAGCCATAAAATCAGCGTAGATCTTAATCACGCCCCGGTTATCTACGGTTAGTAATTCCGGCGAATTATCATTGTTTAAATCGGTAATAAGGGGATAAAGGGTGCGGATGGCCTCTTCGCTGTACGGAATATTACCAAAACTTTCGTTTGCCAGTGTATACACCGGTTTGGCGGCCGTACCGGTATTGCGGTAAAAAAGCAAAGGTCCGCTGGTTTCTGTAATGGGCAAACTAGCCCCGATTAATACATCCTGGTCGCCGTCGCGGTCTAAGTCGTAAAAAAGAGCAATATCGCCCACATTCTCCCCTATGGACAGGGACTCTACTTTGGCTACATCAAAATTAAAAGCCTGACCCGCCTTCGCTTCATTTAAGATATATTTATTGCTGCCGGTAGGACTGTTTATAACGGTAAAAGTAAGATCCAAAGCATTGTCGCCGTTTACATCGGCAAAACGAGGCTTTATTCCCTGCAAACCCAGCGAGGACAAATTGGCATAATCATCCGATTTAAAACGAAATTCAGGTTCGGTAGCCGTACCCATATTTTCGTACAAACTCACGCTACTAATGGCA
This region includes:
- a CDS encoding amidohydrolase; translation: MQDLTITLIQTPLYWHERTLNLEMLAHKIEEISSPTDLIILPEMFTTGFSMQAPELAETMYGPTFLWLQNMAATAKAVITGSFIIKEEQHYYNRLIWMQPDGTYSYYDKKHLFRMAGEMQVYAAGTRKVIVNLKGWNICPLICYDLRFPVWSRNVQNEYDLLLYVANWPAKRDIAWKTVLPARAIENVAYVAGVNRVGEDGNGHLYNGDSMVVNFKGDILFSAESDESTRTITLSRQELAEFRQSFPAYLDADAFTIL
- a CDS encoding methionine aminotransferase codes for the protein MILPSKLPQIGTSIFTVMSQLAQQHGAINLSQGFPDFNCPPELTDLVSYYLKQGYNQYAPMAGVLKLREQISSKTEKMYGFSPNPDTEITITSGATEALYAALAAILRSGDEVIVLEPAYDSYVPAILLNGGKPVFVPLQVPSFKIDWQLVKAAITTRTRAILLNSPHNPSGAILSASDLTTLAELVGDTNIVIISDEVYEHMVFDSQPHLSLLTQPELAGRSFVISSFGKTYHATGWKVAYCVAPPTFTTEFRKVHQYLTFSTVTPIQYALADFLDNQEHYLTLPAFYQAKRDLFHHLLQDSGFTLKPSAGTYFQLVSYENITQESDLEFARRLTTEVGVAAIPISVFYHQQTDHGLLRFCFAKNEDTLQAAAEKLCRL